TGACAAATCTCGAATCTGTAGAGTATCGACAGCATAAGACGCTGCAAGCGAAAGCAAGAGACACATCGCACGAGGGCACAAGGTAAAACCGCTACCGTACAGACTGAACCAAGGAGCCAAATTAATGATACTGCCTCACTGTAAAAGCAAATCGGCGTCTCCTTGACAATTATAGAGTTCGCCCTGACCTACGTGAAACATCCCTGGGTGCTGTCCATGCAATAAGGCATTTTAACAAGCTCAGAGTGAAAGGAAGTCGCTCGATGAGGGACCGACGGTGCAGTGCACAGTCCACTCATACAAAAGCTCGGTGACCAGTCTGGAATGCCCCTAAATACTCTCATGTCCAAACGCAGACGTCTGCAGATGTCCGAGTACCTTTGCATTCGCCGGGTGTGGTACACATCACGACTTCGGCTTTCGTCGACCTTGAAAATTCTTAGCGTGCCGTCGAAAGAAGCGGCAGCGAATTCTTGGCCAGTGGGAGAGTAGTCGACGTCTAGCCTGCACCAGTTGCACGCACAGGAGAACCGGACGACCTTCACATGGAACATTtacacagagagagcttGTCATGCGAATATAATTTCGAATGCCTCCATCTATACGCGTCAGACAATGAGAAGCAATCCCAACGGGTGCAAGACCAATACAGGTGAAACTGCTACAATAAAAGAAACACAAATACCCTGGTGTCCGGCGCAGGAACTGCAGTCCAGAACAACGAGAAGGCTGAACCAACTTTCGGTTCTTCCGTTCAGAAAAATGTGGTACTTCTCCGCTGTTCGCAGTGGAGCGTGAGGGGAACTTACACTGCATTAACGAAATCTCGGTGGATCATTAAAGGCGCCGAGAGCTTCCGCATATCGAACGTATACAGATTTTGATCTTCGCTTGCGACGGTGAACTTCGGAGGGTTCATCGGGTTCCAGCAAATGGCATTGCTTCTCATCTGAAAATAATTGCGTAAAAAGACGGGAACCAGGCATGCACACTTCAGCGTCACCTTCCCGCACACTGTAGCTGCCGTCACTCGAAGTGGCGGGGCGACGGCTAAGTTTCTATACCGAATACCATAGAAAATAGGAACCACTCCCACCTGCAGGTAATTGGCACCACGGTTCCACAGTCGTTTACATCATGTAACATACAAAGACGTACACGGCACTAAGGGCGCGTATGTTGCTGTAAATGTAGATATGTAaacatctatctatctgcACATCTACAGGCACACAGGCGGCTTGGAGGAGCGTCTCTGAACGCTGTGTAGAATTGCCAAGGGTGCCGGTCTGCCCGTGTACTGTTCAGCGGGTCAGCATGGGGTGTGGAAGATGGTCCTCTGTCTGTATTGTGGTTTCAGTTCACTTGGCATGTAGAAACAAGATTAGAAGGCTGGCGGCATTACCTTCATAAGCACTTTGCGAATCGGAGTGTTTGCCCGAATGTCTGCACACCAAAAGCACACACGCCCCCACAAAGAACACAAgcgaatgcatgcaggggTACCCCAAAACAGTACCGCCGTCGTTCACTGGGTGGTGCCGCCACaatcgaggagacagacgagaaaccctggggggaagaaaacgggCAAGAGCCATGATCATCAACGCTCGCTGCTGAGCAACAACAATACCCTGATTTTCCACGACCACAGCAGCCTCACGGACCATGGTTTCCACAGCAGTAACGCGACAAATACGACACCCAGTATGAAACGGGAGTCCAACGAGCGTCTGCACGACAAACAATGCGTGAGGATCGCAAGCGTCACTGCTTCTCGATTACTCTTGAATCGAGGGAATTCtgcaggaagaagccgaCCAAACGAGACCGCGTCTCACTTCATGAATACAAACGTGCGCACAAAATACAGCACAGGACGTCGAGGCGTCGTACTCCTCGGAGCGATAGCAGCAGAAAATATTCGGTCCTGGAAGGGTTAACCGGTCACCTACCGTAGAGCCCGACAGAGCAGTCTGCGCCCGTTGCCGCAATAAGGCCGGTCTATCACACAaacaagaaaagacaacTTGGGAGAAAGGTGAAAGCGTTGAACGGGACGACGCATGTCGCCAGCAGGATTCACCGTGTATTTAGGCCTCATGTGGCGTACATCTCTCGCTGTGCATaagcgtctgcatgcgtgtctcACACATCTACACGACATGCATTCGTGCGGATACGTCCAAATCGCAGGATGCGCGGGCACCGCTAATGCTGTCTGTCGTTAGGATATCGTTTGGAACAGATTTCCGTAGTTATACTGAAGGTAACGTTCACTGTGAGGTTGCAGTGCGTTTACGGCTGCAGTGCTTTACACGATAGTTGATCATCTTCGGGACTCATGCGTTTCAGTCGGTACGTTCCCGCGCCAAAGAGTCAAGCAAGctgatgtgcatgcacaccaCACGCATATACCGTTGCACATTACATACGCTCGCGTCTGCGTCCAGGCGTCCACAGATTCACGCATTTGCTTGTATATGTCTAGACGTGGATTTCCACGTATATGGCGTCAACCTTAAGAACGGATTCGAAGAGGACACGCGAGAGTGGTAAACGCGTCGAAACGGCGAGTAAGGTTGATCGCTTTGGACTTACTTCTGACGGATTAAACCGACCACAGTGGATAATGTCGCATCCCCACTGGAAGCTGTGGAGAGGCGTCGAGCGATTGACATCCCACACGGCGACTTCTTCGCCGGTAGccactggagaaagaagaagggaaagaagaagactatgaagacaaaaagacatgcgcgaagaaggcgactgaGAACATGCAACCACATCCATTtaggaaaacgcagaagcggGACTCGAAGCAGGAGGCAAAGAGACCAACCAGCAAGAACTTGCCTCGACCACACCACACGCGAAGCGCAAAGACTACAGTGGAAAGAAGGCACTGGAGACAGTGTTTCGTCAGATGCCCCTTACCGAAAAGAGGTTTAGACCAGTGATGGTCGAGACACGTGaccacagaggaagaagtgaagacgGTCGTGGGCTGCaacaaagacacacaaaaaCGAAACCGCACTCGAGCGTCTCAACCGGTAAGCCATGCGCCTAGTTCAGGCCGCAGCCCTCTTCCGTCGTACCTGCGCGTCCATCAAGCCTCACTCGCCGATTCCCCGTCTCCCTCCTAACTCTCTCCACACCACTCGCCGTGTTGCccgtcctctctgctttcagGCCTCCGCTGGTTGCATGCTCTCTTCAGAAATGATTCACCAAGACGAAAACGCCCTTCCACTTCATACGTGTGAAGACTGGCCATGGGAGTCCTACCCCAGGAAGCCgcgcttccttcgtctccttttctgttccCATCTCGTGTCTTGTTCTCGTTCTTGTCTCCCTCCGTCCAGTTGAGGGCCTTTCCACAACAAAAATCAGAATCAGCGGCGCTCCTCAGCGTCGCCCATTCCTCTTCCTCTAGGTattcgttctcttctgcttctcacTCTCACCGTTTGGTCTATCAAGGcgggaactgcatgcgctgtctGCCCGTCGTCGTCGgcagcctcttcttcgttgttctCTGCACGGCTTCGGCGCAGAGCCGATGAAGCCTGAAGCTCGAGCTCTGCAACGTCCAGCGTGGAGAGGGGTGCCGACGGAGCTCTGAGGCGCCACACTTTGATTCGTCGATCGTCACCGCCAGTAAGAAGCCGGTTGTCTTTGGGCGAAACGCAGAGCCCTGAGATACCCCGAGAAACGTGAAGAGAGGCATCGTGCAGCAGGCGAACAATTCGTGGCGAGCCCACGCGTACAGTGGGGACAAGCCGCGGGTCTGTCTAAAAGGTAGCATCGACCTCGCGGTGTCTCGTTGCGTATACGTCTACCAACAGTTGTTTGCCTCTAGCCACTCACCGTTAGACCATCGACTTAGAGCGACACAGCGTggagaggtggagaggccgggagaagaggcgacagacgagGCGAGCGAAACGACATCACAGATGCGGAGGGACGGGGGAAAGTGACGAAAAAAatggaagcgagaagaacaaaaAAGGGGGGGTCTTTGAGGGAACCAGTGTCAGTGACAACGACAAACGCGAGACACAGAGTACGTTGAATCAGTCGGGGTATAAGGGAAACAGATAGCTttcgagaggagacggacagagagagaaactcacCTGGGACAGAGCGACCTAAGGCAGATACGAATTAAACTCCCAAACGCCCACAAAAAGTGAATTGACCTCGAAAAATCCTAATCGAACGCAGACCTCAACGCCCACAAGGATTGACTGTGCTCCGAACCAATCCAGATCCACTGGAGACTAGAAAGCCGACAGAAGTCCGTTTACCTCGAACGAATCCATCATGCGCTTGAAACACCTTCACGcatttcttcgtcgcccCGAGGTTCCACTCCGCCACCTCGCCGTTGCAGCTTCCCGTCCACAAGGAAGTCTGGAAAAGGTTTAAAGTTCATAACACAGAAGCTGCGATTGACAGGCCCCGTGCTGGGGGAGCAACACGCTCAGATCCGATTCTTAACAGGGGCGCTACGGCAGCCCAGACGCATACCGTCCTTGGGACCGGCTAACCGGGGGAAAGCACGGGGTGGCAGATCGCTATGTGCCGACAGTGGTGCAGCCTAAAGCCGGCGATCCTTTCCACATGAGTGACAAGACACATCGCCAACATGTGCTGTCCAGGTGGTTATACGCGGCGTTCTCTTGCTGACTGTGTAACAAGAAATGCAAAACCAGACCAGAGGTTCGAGTCCAGGTGGGAACGCCCTACACGGAGAAACGCCTTCCGCAGTCGGTAATACGTCGACATCTCTACATTCAAACCAACTCATCACTAGAGGTATATAAGAAGAACCTACAGCTGAACATGCTCACGCCCTGATGCTAATCCACCCGTCAGCGAATGCTTCCATCTACCTACGTCAGCATGCAGATGTGCCACCCGTCGCTCTCGTGATGTATAACACCTAAACATATCcccaatatatatatatatatatatatatatatatatatatcttctTCCTTCAAGAGCCATAGTCACCGATGTACCCACCGGAACCCCCCCGATACCTCAATCTACTGACATGCACACATAAAcagccatatatatatatatatatatttctataCATTGCTTGAAAGATGGACTGGGGAGGGGAGTGTCGATGCTGGAGAAACCTGCAATTGTCTCGATGCAGACTCGAGACGAACGGCGACTGAGTTGCTTCTTACCGCCTGGCTCTTTGCTCGGACCATCGTCTTAACTCCGTCGCGGTGGCCCTCCATgcagaagagcagaggcTTGGCAAACATCTTTTGCAGTTTAACCGCATTCAGCGCGCGCGTGTATTCACGCTCCTAAGTAGAACAGAATACAATCGACAAGAGCAGAGAACAATGCAACATACGCAGAAAGCAATTTACAGTTTAGAAGCTTACATAACGCAAGTCACAGCTGTTCACGTAGCACGGCGCTGCGCAAGATAGTATCATATCAAATCACTACATAAATGTACAAAacatattatatatacatataggtAGGTAGATATCGAGTAATAGATGAACAGATAGACAGAAAGATAGAAATAAAGTTGTCTCGCCGTTGCAGAGATATCCGGCAAAAAACGACAAcccagaggagagagaacgtcGTGAAAACGTAGGAGTCAAGTAGCCTTGAGGAGAAATCGAGAGCAGTTTTTGAGAatgcgagggagagaaaaaggagagacagacggagagagacggagaaagacggagaaactgtaggaaggcggaagagaagctcATGAGAGAAtgaactggagagacagagagagcgagcatCGGGTGGCGAACGtgagcgaaagagagattCACTGAGAGcccgaagcagagagacaacgacagaaaggagacaggcaaagCGAGACACATGCcgagagagggcgagggagaaggacggCCAAACGCGACGCATCCAAAGACATGACGCCACTTCACCAAGGGGTGCTGAAGAAACAAATGCGAGCGGCGTCACCACATGACTGTGCAAATAACCAAAACTGCACGAGGACCGACGCAACCTGCTGCCGCTCACAACTAAATAATGCCAATTCACACACACCGTATATCTGTCAACATATTTACGTACATTTAttcatacaaatatatatatatatatatatatatatatacatgtatatatatatatatatatatatacaggcAAATAGACACATATAGACAGATTCATATACTTCTATCGGTGTTGGTAGGAGTATGGGTATGTGGGGTGAGCCGTCGGGCTGCATCCGGTGCAAGAAGAGAGTCATATTCGCCTACGCGTTCGAAGGGGTGCATCTGGGGATCGAAATTTCGGACGACGCGCTGAAGCTGGCCAGGCTTCTGTTGGACGTAGTCCGCGGGATTCCGGTGGATCACCTTCACTTTCACCATTTTGGCGACGGCGGAGGTGTGCCAAAGAATGGAAAAAAAAAACCAAAGgccaagaggagaaaagccaAAGGGGAAGGAGGATATACAGCGACGCAGGCTCGCAGCTctgcagcgaggagagaggagcagcgaaAAGCCGTCCACCGAtatgcagagagacggactGCGCTTAAGAGGGAAGGACAGAGTTGGAGTTGTGGAAGAAcggaagcaggagaaaagggagcggaacgggagaggcgagaagcgcgcAAAACAGAAGCAACGAACAAGAATCGACGCCGAAGTACAGCAaggcgacagacgaggagagagacaagatgCGTGATAGCATGCTCGATGTCCgattctctctcctcggcctTCTGTGTCCATCCCGTTGGGCGTGGTCCCGCGCAGGATTGAACTCGGCTCAAAAAAGCGGCGCTGAGTGAGAAAGTCAAGAAACCTCAGAGGCGAAATGGCAGAGTCAAACAACCGCTGAAGAGCGACGTTTGTGTGCGGCTCGGctcgcgtccttctcggGCTCCAAGTTGTCTGAAGGAATCGCGAAGAACAAATCGTGGAGTGATCGTGAAAACAATGTGATCGACAACGGTCTTGGGTGCACTTCACGGACGCTCGGAGGTGGTGGAGACGCCCGCGAAGCGCATGTAGAGCTGCAGGCGCAGCAGCAAAGACGAGCGACGGCCAAGTCTCCTTGTGCGCTGTGTTAAGCCTTCCTGGTGGATCAATCCTGAGATATGAACACAAGGCAGCGCGGTGGAGGGAGTGAAAGGCGTTTTGAGCCTACTCGTCCAATAaccgaagaaagggaaggaagaaaagacacaggATCCGTCAGAGAGTCGAAACGAAGGGAGAGCGACAAAAAGAGGATAgtccgaggaagaggcag
This Toxoplasma gondii ME49 chromosome VIII, whole genome shotgun sequence DNA region includes the following protein-coding sequences:
- a CDS encoding Sof1 family domain-containing protein (encoded by transcript TGME49_233410~Predicted trans-membrane domain (TMHMM2.0):97-120) encodes the protein MDTEGRGERIGHRACYHASCLSPRLSPCCTSASILVRCFCFARFSPLPFRSLFSCFRSSTTPTLSFPLKRSPSLCISVDGFSLLLSPRCRAASLRRCISSFPFGFSPLGLWFFFSILWHTSAVAKMVKVKVIHRNPADYVQQKPGQLQRVVRNFDPQMHPFEREREYTRALNAVKLQKMFAKPLLFCMEGHRDGVKTMVRAKSQATSLWTGSCNGEVAEWNLGATKKCVKVFQAHDGFVRGLCVSPKDNRLLTGGDDRRIKVWRLRAPSAPLSTLDVAELELQASSALRRSRAENNEEEAADDDGQTAHAVPALIDQTPTTVFTSSSVVTCLDHHWSKPLFVATGEEVAVWDVNRSTPLHSFQWGCDIIHCGRFNPSETGLIAATGADCSVGLYDIRANTPIRKVLMKMRSNAICWNPMNPPKFTVASEDQNLYTFDMRKLSAPLMIHRDFVNAVLDVDYSPTGQEFAAASFDGTLRIFKVDESRSRDVYHTRRMQSVLCCRYSTDSRFVISGSADMCVRVWKTEAAAQLGPRTHRERQAIAYRKTLTEKFAHLKEIKRIARYHHVPKLIKKTQEKKREMADARRRREENRRKHSKPGAVPYVSVKKKAVYNEVE